The DNA sequence ACTACGGGAAGCAGTATTATGCCTCATAAAAAGAATCCGGATATCTTTGAACTGGTTCGTGCACGATGCAACAGAATTCAGTCACTTCCGAATGAACTTATTTTATTGACCAATAATCTGCCTTCAGGATATCACAGAGATGTACAGCTGACCAAAGAAATTCTTTTCCCGGCTATTGATTCCCTGAAAGAATGTCTGGAAATCCTAAGCTATACTTTACCCAATATTCAGGTAAAAGACGGGATTCTGGAGGATGAGAAATACAAATACCTTTTCAGTGTAGAGAAGATCAATGAAGAAGTGAAAAACGGCAGCTCTTTCCGTGATGCCTATGTGAAGGTAGGGCAGGAGATTGAAAACAACGCGTTTGAATTTGAACCAGGAAATCTTGAACATACCCATCAGGGAAGTATCGGGAACCTTTGTCTGGATAAAATAGAATATCAGTTCAATAAACTGAAAAATAAATTATTGGGTTAGAATCTAAGCCATTAAGGTCATCAGAAACTTAAGCAAAAATCAGTGGAATTTCTAAATTATTTTAGCCTGCTGTCTTTTTCGTTGTGGAAGCCTTAATCTTATAAATCTTATCTGCTTAAGTGATCTTAATGGTTAGATTTTACTCCGCTCTTTGAATTTGATGATTGATAAATTGAACCATTAGGGAGATGAAGGGTTTAAGATAAGTTAAGAAAATCTGCGATTTTTTAGCCGTATTGTTTTAAAATTCGCTTGCGAATTTCTTAATAATTCTTTACCCTTTAAAAGCTCTTAATGGTTTAATAAGAGAAGATTTATTCCAGATCAATTTTAAACTTGGTAGACTTTTTCACCTCGTGAAGCACAATTGAACTGTGGTACTGCCCGATATTAGGAATGTTTGAGATCACATTTACGGCAAATTCATTATATGAATTGATGTCCTTGGCAATAATCTTCAACATATAGTCATACTCTCCGGAAAGACTGATGATTTCCTGTACTTCATCATATTTACCGATGTGGTTCTCAAAAGTTTCCAATACTTTTTTGGATTGTTCTTTGAGACGGACATTACAGTAGACTACAATATTTAAACCCAGTTTTTCACGGTTCAAAAGACCCACATACTTTTGAATGATCCCCTGCTTCTCCAGTTGTTTGATTCGTTCATACGTAGGAGTGAAGGTAAGACCAATCTTTTCGGAAATTTCCTTAACCGATAATGTAGAGTCTTCCTGAATAATGCTGAGAATCATTTTGTCTTTTAAATCCATAAAATAATTTGAGTTGTAACAAAAATATTAATTTTAAATGAGAATAAGGAAATACTGAGGTTTTTAATTTATTTTAAACTTTGTTTTTGTAGGTTCATAAAATTGTTGTATCTTTGCACCTAATGAATAAAAAAGCATTTATATCATTAGATTTACCGGGCGAAAGCGCCCTTTACGATATTTATTGTTATTAGCGAAGATTGTTGTCTTCGCTTTTTTTATGCCCAAAAATAAGAATTATGTTTACGATTACAGAACTAAGCACCGAGAGAATCAACAGTATACTGACAGAAGCGCTGGCTTTTGCAAACGGTAAAACTGCTAAAATTGAAGGAGAAGTTTTTTGCTCAAACCTTTTCTTCGAAGACAGTACAAGAACGAAAACAAGTTTTGATCTTGCAGAAAGAAAACTGGGACTTCAGGTAGTTCCGTTTGATGCATCACACAGTTCGGTAAACAAAGGCGAAAGTCTTTATGATACAGTAAAGACCATTGAAAGTATAGGAGTAAACCTGGTGGTAATCCGCGATAAGAAAGACAGATACTTCGAGGAATTAAAGAATATCAGCATTCCTGTAATCAACGGAGGAGACGGAACAGGAAATCACCCTTCACAATGTATGCTGGATTTACTGACCATTTATCAGGAATTCGGAAAGTTTGAAGGATTGAAAGTAGGAATTGTAGGCGATGTGAAACACAGCCGTGTTGCCAATTCAAATGCAGAGGCATTAAGAAGATTAGGCGCTAAAGTATACTTCTCAGGACCGGAACAATGGTTTGACGAAGGAGCCTTAATCAACGGAACTTACATGTCAGTAGATGAGTTGATCGGCGAAGTGGATGTTTTAATGCTATTAAGAATCCAACATGAAAGACACGATTCTGCCATGAGTTTCACCGCCTCAGAATACCATAAAAGATATGGTTTGACTAAAGAAAGAGAGCAGTCGATGAAAAAAGAAGCAATCATCATGCATCCGGCTCCCATCAACAGAGGAGTGGAAATAGATTCAGACCTTGTAGAATGCAGGAGATCAAGAATCTTTAAACAAATGCAAAACGGAGTGTTCGCAAGAATGGCCATTTTGAAAGAAGCGCTGGAAAGTAAAGGGTATACCTTTAAGTAAGAAGCAAGTTAAAAGTAAGAAGTTAAAAGTTAGTGAGCCCCGTAGGGGCGGCCTGTTAATAGCAATGGGTGAAGCCCATAAATAAATGGATAATGATATCCAAGCCCTGTAAGGGCGACCTGTTAATGACATATAAATAAATAATAAGAGATAAAAGTTTAAAATGAAGAAAAAATTAATACTGGAGTCCGGTGAAGTGTTTCATGGAGAAGGTTTCGGAGCAGAATTGGAAACTGCAGGGGAAGTAGTTTTCAATACCGGAATGACAGGGTATCAGGAATTGATTTCTGACCCGTCGTATTGCGGTCAGATTGTTTGTATGACCTATCCGCTTATCGGAAATTATGGTATTAACCGTGATGATTATGAAAGTATTGAGCCGGCAATCAAAGGACTTATCGTAAAAGAACTTTGCGATCTTCCTTCCAATTTCCGTACTCAGATTACTTTAGATGAACTATTTAAAAAGAAAAACCTTTCAGGAATTTCAGGAATTGATACAAGAAGACTGACAAGAATTCTTCGTAACTCCGGAGTTGTAAAAGGAAAAATCGTAAATGCTGATGCTGATGAAGCTGCTGTAGCTTCTGAATTGAAATCAACAAACTTCCCAACCAATCAGGTAGAAGAGGTTTCAACAAAAACACCTTATGCTAACCCGAACAGAGGTTTCAAAGTAGTATTGGTAGACTTCGGAGCAAAACTGGGAATTATCAGAGAACTGTCTCAAAGAAACTGTGATATCATAGTGGTTTCTCAGGATACTACAGCAGAAGAAATCCTGTTGATGAATCCAGATGGAATTATGCTTTCAAACGGTCCTGGTGACCCTGAAGATGTACCACATGCTTTAGATATGATCAGAGGATTATTAGGAAAAGTTCCAATCTTCGGAATCTGTTTAGGGCACCAATTGATCGGTCTTGCTTGCGGAGCAAAAACTTTCAAACTGAAATTCGGACACAGAGGAGGAAACCACCCGGTATTGGATTTAGAGAAAAATACAGTAGCCATTACTTCTCAAAACCACGGATATGCGGTAGACCAGGAAAGCTTGAAAGGAACAGACCTTATCGAAACGCACATCGCATTGAACGACAGAACCAACGAAGGATTAAAACACAAAATCCACCCTTGTTTCTCAGTTCAGTATCACCCTGAAGCGAGCCCGGGCCCTGAAGATGCAAACTACCTGTTTGATGAGTTCATTCAAATGATGGAGGACTTTAAAAAGTAAGACACCACAATTGTCATTCTGAATGCAGCGAATGCGTAATGAAGAATCTCAATGAGTTTGATTCCTACGGAATGACAAAATACAATCGCAAGTCTTATAAAAGTAAAAAAATAAGAAGTTTAAGAATTTGATTCTTAACCCCAATTAAAAAAGAAAAATGGCAAAACGTACAGATATAAAAACAATTTTAGTAATCGGTTCAGGACCTATCATTATTGGTCAGGCAGCTGAATTTGATTACGCAGGAACGCAGGCTTGTCTGTCTCTGAAAGAAGAAGGCTACAAGGTAATTTTGATCAACTCAAACCCTGCAACGATCATGACGGATGTGGAAATCGCAGATAAAGTATATATTGAGCCGATTTCATTACAATTTGTAAGCCACATCATCAGAAAAGAACGTCCGGATGCTTTATTACCAACATTGGGAGGTCAGACTGGACTGAACATGGCGGTAGAACTTGAAAAATCAGGAATTCTTGAAGAATGCAAAGTGGAAGTATTGGGAACTAAGCTTTCTGCCATCAACAGAGCAGAAGACAGAGATC is a window from the Chryseobacterium indologenes genome containing:
- a CDS encoding aspartate carbamoyltransferase catalytic subunit; translation: MFTITELSTERINSILTEALAFANGKTAKIEGEVFCSNLFFEDSTRTKTSFDLAERKLGLQVVPFDASHSSVNKGESLYDTVKTIESIGVNLVVIRDKKDRYFEELKNISIPVINGGDGTGNHPSQCMLDLLTIYQEFGKFEGLKVGIVGDVKHSRVANSNAEALRRLGAKVYFSGPEQWFDEGALINGTYMSVDELIGEVDVLMLLRIQHERHDSAMSFTASEYHKRYGLTKEREQSMKKEAIIMHPAPINRGVEIDSDLVECRRSRIFKQMQNGVFARMAILKEALESKGYTFK
- a CDS encoding Lrp/AsnC family transcriptional regulator codes for the protein MDLKDKMILSIIQEDSTLSVKEISEKIGLTFTPTYERIKQLEKQGIIQKYVGLLNREKLGLNIVVYCNVRLKEQSKKVLETFENHIGKYDEVQEIISLSGEYDYMLKIIAKDINSYNEFAVNVISNIPNIGQYHSSIVLHEVKKSTKFKIDLE
- a CDS encoding carbamoyl phosphate synthase small subunit — translated: MKKKLILESGEVFHGEGFGAELETAGEVVFNTGMTGYQELISDPSYCGQIVCMTYPLIGNYGINRDDYESIEPAIKGLIVKELCDLPSNFRTQITLDELFKKKNLSGISGIDTRRLTRILRNSGVVKGKIVNADADEAAVASELKSTNFPTNQVEEVSTKTPYANPNRGFKVVLVDFGAKLGIIRELSQRNCDIIVVSQDTTAEEILLMNPDGIMLSNGPGDPEDVPHALDMIRGLLGKVPIFGICLGHQLIGLACGAKTFKLKFGHRGGNHPVLDLEKNTVAITSQNHGYAVDQESLKGTDLIETHIALNDRTNEGLKHKIHPCFSVQYHPEASPGPEDANYLFDEFIQMMEDFKK